Part of the Acidimicrobiia bacterium genome is shown below.
CTGCGTCGAGCAGCGCTTCGAACTTCGTCGCCGAGTGGTTCGGGCCGAGCCGCACTCCCGATGGCGCGAGCTCGAGGCACCGCACGACCGTGCGCAGGTCCTGCCAGCCGATGCCCGGCCCGACCGGCGCGCCCGTGTGCCGGTCCCACACGATCGCCGAGCCGCGCTGGTTGGCGATGCCGACGGCCGAGACCTCGCCCACCTCGTCGATCGCCATGCGTGCGAGCTGGAGCGCTGCGTCTGCCATCGCGGCGGCGTCAAACTCGACCAACCCGGGCGCGGGCGACGACGGCAGGAGTGGCGTGCGGTGCTCGGCGACCACGTGCGCATCGCCGTCGACCACCACCGCCCGCACCGACGACGTCCCCACGTCGACGACGAGGATCATGTGACGACCAGAGGTGAGCGCCCGCGCCGCAGGTACCAGGCGGCATTCGCAGCGAGCCGGTCGCCGAAGTGAAGTGGAGCGGCCCGGCCCACGGGGCCGAAAGCGGGGAATCGGGTCACGGCCAGGCGGGGGAGGGGCCGAACGGGCTCGGGAGGCCGAGCTTGCCGGGGTTGAGGATGCCGTTGGGGTCGAGCGCGTCCTTCGTTGCGACGAGCACGTCGAAGGCATCGCCGAGCGCTTCACGCACGAAGCGGGCCCGGTTCAGACCGACGCCGTGGTGATGGCTGAGCGCGCCACCGTGGCCGAGGACGGCCCGGGTGCCGGCGTCCCAGGCAGCGCGGTAGTACGCCTCGCGTCCGTCGGCGGGTGGTTGGCCCGCGAACGTGAAGTAGAGGCACGCGCCGTCACCGTACGAATGTGATTGATGTGCCGACGCGACCAGCGTGTGCTCGACGCCGGCGATCGCGGCGGTCGTCGCGTCGTAGATCGCCGGGAGGTCTCGCCAGCTCGCAGCGATCTCCATCGTGTCCACGACGTACCCGCGCGAGATGAGTGCCTCGAGCGCGCTGACGTCGTTGCGGTGCTCGAGCCATCGGTCGACGAGCTCGGCGTCGAGCGCCGAAGCGTCCGCGCACTCTTCGCGCACGATCGCCATCGTGCCTGCGATCAACAGGGGATCCCCCTCGTCGAGCCCTAGCAGCGGGTGGTGCTCACCGGTCTGAAAGTTGCGCTCGCCTTCGATCGCGTCGTAGAGGCGCAGCACCGCCGGAGTGGCGCCGCGATGCAGGATCCGTCGACAGGCGTCGAGGCCGTCGGCGAACGATTCGAAGCCGAACGCGGCGCGCACTGTGGCCGGCGGCGCTGGGTGCAGCCGCAACCGCGCGCTCGTGATGATGCCGAGGGTCCCTTCGCTGCCGACGAACAGCTGGGTGAGGTCGGGGCCGACCGCGGCGCGTGGCGCGCCACCCGTCGTGATGCGTTGCCCGTCGGCGAGCACCACGTCGAGTCCGACGACGATGTCCTCGATCTTGCCGTACCGGGTGGAGTGCTGACCCGCGCCGCGACACGCAAGCCAACCGCCCACGGTGGACAGGTCCATCGATTGGGGCCAGTGCCCGATCGTCACACCGTGTGTGGACTGCAGCTCGTCCTCGAGTGGCGTGCCGAACGTGCCCGCGCGCACATCGAGGATCATCGAGTTGCGGTCGATGTCGACGATGCCGGACACCCCGCACAGGTCGAGCACGACACCGCCATGCAGGGGAACGCTCGCGCCGCACACGCCGGAGCGCCCGGCCGCGGCTGTCACCGGCAGCCGCGCCTCGTTGGCCACCCGCAGCAGAGCCGAGATCTCGTCGACCGTGGTTGGCCGGGCAACTGCAGCCGCGCGCGCCGCCACCTGGCCGTCGAGTGCCCACACCATGGCGAGCGGCCACCAGTCGCGGCTCGCCTCGGCGAGCGCGCTGGGCTCGACGGTGACGTCGGCGCACGCACCGCGCAGGCGTTCGAGCAGCGCGTCGTTGACGTCGACGAAGGCGGCATCGAGCCGGGCCGTCACCTCGGCCGCGTCCCGACCGAACTCGATCGGCGGTGTCGGCGCTCCGGTCACGCCCCGAGTGTCGCGTCGAGGGCGGTGTCGGGGAGGCCGGCCGACTCTCGCTCGTGCGCCACGGAGGCGCGGTAGGCGTCGGCTTGACGCGCCGCCTCGTCGGCCGTCCAGCCCAGCTCGGGTGCGAGCAGCTCCGCGACCGCACCCGCGGCCGCCGCCGAAGCGTCTCGGGCGAGCAGGCGGGCACGGGTCCGGCGCGAGAGCACGTCGTCGACGGTGGTCGCCATCTCGTGGCGTACGGCATGAATCGCTTCGGCGCGGAGATAGGGGAGGCCGGGCACGAGCGCCTCGCCGAGGCTCGGATCCGTGTGCACCAGCCCGTGGATCGCGTCACCTTCGGTTCCGTAGCGCCCGGCGAGGTGATCATGCAGGCTCGGCTCGGGCGTGTCGGGCGGCGACTCGAAGCCGTCGGCTCCGAGCAGCTTCAAGTGCTTGGTCTTGGACTTGGCGCGTCGGCGATCGAGGATGCGCGCCGCTTGATCCACCGTGTCGGCGGCCATGCGGCGATACGTCGTGAGCTTCCCGCCGGTGATCGTGATCACACCGCTCTCCGACACGCGAACGGCATGGCGACGCGAGAGGTCGGCGGTGCGCGTGCTCCCTGCCTCACGCAGGAGCGGGCGCAACCCGGCCCACGTGCTCAACACGTCGCTCGGAGCAAGTGGTTCGACGATCGCGCGATTGAGCGCGCTGAGCAGGTAGTCGACGTCGTCTGGCGTGCACTGCGGGTCGTCGAGCGAACCTTCGTAGTCCGTGTCGGTTGTACCGATGTAGGTGAAGTCCCCCCACGGCACCACGAACACCGACCGTCGGTCCTTGGGCACCGGCACGATCGCGGCGATGTCGTTGCGCACCTTTTCCCACGGCACGGTGACGTGGATGCCCTTCGCCGGTCGGATCGACTCGGGATCCGCGCCCTCGTCGAAGGCGCGCACGTCGTCAGCCCACACCCCGGCCGCATTGATCACGACGCGTGCCCGTACCTCGATCTCGGAGTCACCCATGACGACGCGCGCACCGCGCACCTCGCCGGCCTCGTTCTTCAGCAGCGCTGTGACGCGCGCGTGGTTGGCGATCGCGGCGCCGTGGCTCGCGGCCGTTCGGGCGATGCAGAGCGTGAGCCTGGCGTCATCGGTCCTGGCGTCCCAATACAGGTAGGCCGAGGCAACGTTGTCGCGCCGCAGCGTGGGCATGTGTGCCATCGCCTCGTCGCGATTGATGCGCTGGTGCTTCTTGCGGATTCGGAAGCCCCCGGCCAGGTCGTACATCCACATCGCGACGCCGAGGGCGCGGGCGATCCGCCGATCGATCAGCCCGTCACGGGCGAAGATCGGAATGAGGAAAGGCAGCAGTCGAACGAGGTGGGGCGCGTTCTCCAAGGCGAGGTGGCGCTCGCGCAGGCCCTCGTACACGAGTCCGAACTCACGCTGCTGGAGATAGCGGATCCCGCCGTGCACGAGCTTGGAGGACTTCGACGACGTCCCCGACGCGAAGTCGTCACGTTCCACGAGGGCCGTGCGCAGCCCGCGGCTGGCCGCGTCGAGCGCGCACCCAGCGCCGGTGATCCCCCCGCCGACGACCAGCACGTCGAACTCCTCGTCGGCCAGCCGCCGCAGCATCGAAGCGCGGTCGAACTCGAGGAGGCCCATGCGACGAGGTTACTGGTGAGTATTCAATACGCCAGCAGCGAGCGCAGGTCGCGTTCGATGTCGCTCACCTGCGGGAGGATCGCGTCCTCGAGCGACGGCTCGTACCCCACGAGCGTGTCGAGCGCGCCGCGCCGCATCACCGGGGCGTCGAGGTCCTCGAAGCACTCGTCGGCGATCCACGAGGCGATCTCGCCACCGAACCCGGCCGTGATGGTGTCTTCGTGGAGCACGAGCACGCGTCCGGTCTTGGCCACCGACTCGGCCACGATGTCGTGGTCCCAGGGCACGATCGTGCGCAGATCGATCACCTCGATGCGCCCGCCATCGGGGTCGAGCTCGTGTGCGGCCTGGAGCGCGCGGTGCACGGTCGCTCCCCACGTGACCACCGTGACGGCGTCGCCCGAAGCGACAACCGTCCCGCGACCGAATGGCAGCAGCCAGTCCGCGGGTGGATACGGGTCGCGGTTGTAGCCCTGGCGGTACAAGTGCTTGTGCTCGAGGAAGAGCACCGGGTCTTCGCAACGGAACGCGGTGCGTAACAGCCCGGCCGCGTCGCGGGCGCGAGACGGGAACACCACATGGATCCCGGGGATGTGGGCGAAGATCGACTCGCCGCATTGCGAGTGCCAGATCGCGCCACCGGTGAGGTAGCCACCGATTGGCACGCGCAGCACCATCGGAACCGAGAAAGCGCCGTTGCTGCGCCAGCGGATCGTGGTGGCTTCGGTCTTGATCTGCTGCATCGCGGTCCAGATGTAATCGAAGAACTGGATCTCCGGACACGGCCGCAGTCCGCGTATCGCCTGACCGATCGCCCGACCCACGATGTTCG
Proteins encoded:
- a CDS encoding FAD-binding oxidoreductase; the encoded protein is MTGAPTPPIEFGRDAAEVTARLDAAFVDVNDALLERLRGACADVTVEPSALAEASRDWWPLAMVWALDGQVAARAAAVARPTTVDEISALLRVANEARLPVTAAAGRSGVCGASVPLHGGVVLDLCGVSGIVDIDRNSMILDVRAGTFGTPLEDELQSTHGVTIGHWPQSMDLSTVGGWLACRGAGQHSTRYGKIEDIVVGLDVVLADGQRITTGGAPRAAVGPDLTQLFVGSEGTLGIITSARLRLHPAPPATVRAAFGFESFADGLDACRRILHRGATPAVLRLYDAIEGERNFQTGEHHPLLGLDEGDPLLIAGTMAIVREECADASALDAELVDRWLEHRNDVSALEALISRGYVVDTMEIAASWRDLPAIYDATTAAIAGVEHTLVASAHQSHSYGDGACLYFTFAGQPPADGREAYYRAAWDAGTRAVLGHGGALSHHHGVGLNRARFVREALGDAFDVLVATKDALDPNGILNPGKLGLPSPFGPSPAWP
- a CDS encoding glycerol-3-phosphate dehydrogenase/oxidase; the protein is MGLLEFDRASMLRRLADEEFDVLVVGGGITGAGCALDAASRGLRTALVERDDFASGTSSKSSKLVHGGIRYLQQREFGLVYEGLRERHLALENAPHLVRLLPFLIPIFARDGLIDRRIARALGVAMWMYDLAGGFRIRKKHQRINRDEAMAHMPTLRRDNVASAYLYWDARTDDARLTLCIARTAASHGAAIANHARVTALLKNEAGEVRGARVVMGDSEIEVRARVVINAAGVWADDVRAFDEGADPESIRPAKGIHVTVPWEKVRNDIAAIVPVPKDRRSVFVVPWGDFTYIGTTDTDYEGSLDDPQCTPDDVDYLLSALNRAIVEPLAPSDVLSTWAGLRPLLREAGSTRTADLSRRHAVRVSESGVITITGGKLTTYRRMAADTVDQAARILDRRRAKSKTKHLKLLGADGFESPPDTPEPSLHDHLAGRYGTEGDAIHGLVHTDPSLGEALVPGLPYLRAEAIHAVRHEMATTVDDVLSRRTRARLLARDASAAAAGAVAELLAPELGWTADEAARQADAYRASVAHERESAGLPDTALDATLGA